In the Candidatus Binatia bacterium genome, one interval contains:
- a CDS encoding TIGR03663 family protein yields MAERATVRNLTDAPPVASAPESPGALDRRVIGSLTVEQVLYIVLLVIAVASRLYILGVRPFHHDESIHAFFSWKIVDEGVRAYQYDPVYHGPVLYYATAAVMWLLGDTDFTARLSAVLFGFGVLALAWPLRRYLGRWGALSFLALLTLSPAFTYFTRFQRHDIYVAACNLGFVYFAFRYAETRILRHLYLAAAALALAFATKEDMYALGPVFIASAGLMLLWEVVNSRDWRAALGGAWAETWDLVRSSIVPLVTALIIFLGIWLAFYTSFGTHNEHWNAVQRALSYWWGQHQIKRIGGPWWYYFPHLVTYEPLIFFPALLFLLAPLTRPPADGRASSRYLWYATWAVFAGFLVSLVAAPERAPAVLLGALVFAGLTLMRAWMPDRFTRFTVIWAMGSFGFYAWAQEKVPWLLVPILLPMALLAAMWFRDRVAAGTFSRPGPALALAALGALTGWNLIASNYLTDAPRPSEQADARTAELLAYVQSTYDIHEKVMLKVEEVAEKLGTGLKTRLAVSGNSTWPLSWYLRHYPVNWSGDVRQVDTALVIVDKEATNAIDQAIGDAYEKIPFQIRGWWEPDWSKLNPASFVTFLLKRRPFSGVGSSDAVMYVARDLTPGKTFGAIAVNPPPAARGYPRAPEVIAPAAVWGEKGTRPGQFDEPRGLAVDAGGHLFVVDSKNNRIQKLGPDGKPLTVWGGEGSEPGKFKDPCGAAVGPDGALYVADTWNHRIQKFDGSGAFVKEWKAEPGFWGPRGIAVSPDGANVYVTDTGNKRVVAFTSDGTQFKSWGKEGSKPGELIEPVGIAVNGAGEVLVADTGNRRIQVFDRQGTFLREFAVYGWEEFYTEPYLAMRGDDVIVSDSYLHRVARYGKGQLVQAWGKSGTGPGEFNRPIGVAVDAQGAVYVSDTLNNRVQKFVLTEGKAG; encoded by the coding sequence ATGGCAGAGAGAGCGACCGTTCGCAACCTTACTGATGCGCCGCCCGTAGCGTCGGCGCCCGAATCGCCGGGGGCACTGGATCGGCGGGTCATCGGTTCGTTGACCGTCGAGCAAGTCCTGTACATCGTACTGCTGGTTATCGCCGTGGCCTCGCGCCTCTACATCCTCGGGGTGCGGCCGTTTCACCACGACGAATCGATTCACGCCTTCTTCTCCTGGAAGATCGTGGACGAAGGGGTTCGCGCCTACCAGTACGATCCCGTCTACCACGGTCCGGTTCTCTACTATGCCACTGCGGCGGTAATGTGGCTGCTCGGCGATACGGACTTCACGGCGCGCCTGAGCGCGGTGCTCTTCGGATTCGGCGTGCTGGCGCTGGCGTGGCCGCTGCGCCGTTACCTCGGTCGCTGGGGGGCGTTGTCGTTCCTTGCGCTGCTCACCCTGTCGCCGGCGTTTACGTACTTCACCCGCTTCCAGCGCCACGACATCTACGTGGCCGCGTGTAACCTGGGATTCGTTTACTTCGCCTTCCGGTACGCCGAGACCCGCATCCTGCGTCACCTTTACCTGGCCGCCGCTGCGCTCGCTCTGGCGTTTGCGACCAAAGAGGACATGTATGCCCTCGGCCCGGTCTTTATCGCCAGCGCCGGGCTCATGCTGCTGTGGGAGGTCGTCAACAGCCGCGACTGGCGGGCGGCGCTCGGTGGCGCGTGGGCGGAGACGTGGGATCTCGTTCGCTCCTCGATTGTCCCGCTAGTAACCGCGCTGATCATCTTTCTGGGCATCTGGTTGGCGTTCTACACGTCGTTCGGTACCCACAACGAGCACTGGAACGCGGTGCAGCGGGCGCTCAGCTACTGGTGGGGCCAGCACCAGATCAAACGTATCGGCGGGCCGTGGTGGTACTACTTCCCGCACCTCGTGACTTACGAGCCGTTGATCTTCTTTCCGGCGCTGCTGTTTCTGCTGGCGCCGTTGACGCGGCCACCCGCCGACGGGCGGGCATCGAGCCGCTACCTCTGGTACGCGACCTGGGCGGTGTTCGCCGGCTTTCTCGTCTCGCTGGTGGCGGCCCCGGAACGGGCCCCGGCGGTGCTGCTGGGCGCACTGGTGTTCGCCGGTCTCACCCTGATGCGCGCCTGGATGCCGGATCGGTTCACGCGCTTCACCGTGATCTGGGCGATGGGCAGTTTCGGCTTCTATGCCTGGGCGCAGGAAAAGGTTCCTTGGTTGCTGGTGCCGATCCTGCTGCCGATGGCCCTGCTGGCGGCGATGTGGTTCCGCGACCGGGTCGCGGCGGGAACTTTCTCCCGGCCGGGGCCGGCACTGGCCCTGGCGGCGCTCGGGGCGCTGACCGGATGGAACCTGATCGCCAGCAACTACCTCACCGACGCGCCGCGACCGTCCGAGCAGGCGGACGCACGCACCGCCGAACTCCTCGCTTACGTGCAGTCGACGTACGACATCCACGAGAAAGTGATGCTCAAGGTCGAGGAGGTGGCCGAGAAACTCGGCACGGGCTTGAAAACCCGTCTCGCCGTCTCGGGCAACTCCACCTGGCCGCTGAGCTGGTACTTGCGGCACTACCCGGTGAACTGGAGCGGTGACGTGCGCCAGGTCGACACGGCACTGGTCATCGTCGACAAGGAAGCGACCAACGCCATCGACCAGGCGATCGGCGACGCCTACGAGAAGATCCCGTTCCAAATTCGCGGCTGGTGGGAACCCGATTGGAGCAAACTCAATCCGGCCAGTTTCGTAACCTTCCTGCTGAAGCGGCGGCCGTTCAGCGGTGTCGGCTCGAGTGACGCGGTGATGTACGTCGCTCGGGATCTGACGCCCGGAAAGACCTTCGGCGCCATTGCGGTCAACCCGCCCCCGGCGGCCCGCGGCTACCCGCGCGCACCGGAGGTCATTGCCCCGGCGGCAGTGTGGGGCGAGAAGGGTACCCGGCCGGGGCAGTTCGACGAGCCGCGCGGGCTCGCCGTCGATGCCGGTGGCCATCTTTTTGTTGTGGACAGCAAGAATAATCGGATCCAGAAACTCGGCCCCGACGGCAAGCCGTTGACGGTGTGGGGCGGCGAAGGCAGCGAACCCGGCAAGTTCAAGGACCCGTGCGGTGCCGCCGTCGGCCCCGATGGTGCGCTGTACGTTGCCGACACCTGGAACCACCGGATTCAGAAGTTCGACGGCAGCGGCGCGTTCGTGAAGGAATGGAAGGCCGAACCGGGTTTCTGGGGACCGCGTGGGATCGCCGTCTCGCCGGACGGCGCGAATGTCTATGTTACGGATACCGGCAACAAACGCGTGGTGGCGTTCACGAGCGATGGTACGCAATTCAAAAGCTGGGGTAAGGAGGGCTCCAAGCCCGGCGAGCTGATCGAACCCGTGGGCATCGCGGTGAACGGTGCCGGCGAAGTTCTCGTCGCCGACACCGGCAACCGGCGTATCCAGGTGTTCGACAGGCAGGGCACCTTCCTGCGCGAGTTCGCCGTATACGGCTGGGAGGAGTTCTACACCGAGCCGTATCTGGCAATGCGAGGCGACGATGTCATCGTCAGCGACTCGTACCTGCACCGGGTAGCCCGCTACGGCAAGGGTCAGCTCGTGCAGGCATGGGGAAAGAGCGGCACCGGGCCGGGCGAGTTCAACCGCCCCATCGGCGTGGCTGTCGATGCGCAGGGTGCCGTGTACGTCTCCGACACGCTGAACAATCGCGTGCAGAAGTTCGTGTTGACGGAAGGTAAAGCGGGCTAG
- a CDS encoding glycosyltransferase family 2 protein: MRITVAIPAYNEAKRILPSLERIVAYMEKRHPGYDILVVDDGSTDDTAGVIERRFGPQVAVRSCGSNRGKGYAFRQAMREAQGDLVLFSDADLSTPIEALETMLPRIAAGDDIVIGSRAVLGAHIHRHQPWYREAAGKLFNLIVRLVVMGQFHDTQCGFKLFRREAVLPLLPHLRVDRWAFDVEVIAVAQAAGLRLSEVPVDWTNSPKSTVDLAGGLSAFLDLVRIRGRARRAGLDLAATRGPAGAVGGSR; the protein is encoded by the coding sequence ATGAGGATTACGGTCGCGATTCCCGCATACAACGAGGCCAAGCGCATCCTGCCGTCGCTGGAACGTATCGTCGCCTACATGGAGAAGCGGCATCCGGGCTACGACATTCTGGTCGTCGACGACGGCAGCACCGACGACACCGCCGGGGTGATCGAACGCCGCTTCGGCCCGCAGGTGGCCGTGAGGTCGTGCGGCAGCAATCGCGGTAAGGGCTACGCCTTCCGCCAGGCCATGCGGGAGGCGCAAGGTGACCTGGTGCTGTTTTCCGACGCCGACCTGTCGACCCCGATCGAAGCGCTCGAAACGATGCTGCCGCGTATCGCCGCGGGCGACGATATCGTCATCGGCAGCCGGGCCGTTCTCGGCGCGCACATTCACCGGCACCAACCATGGTACCGGGAAGCCGCGGGCAAGCTGTTCAACCTGATCGTGCGGCTCGTCGTGATGGGACAGTTTCACGACACGCAGTGCGGTTTCAAGTTGTTCCGGCGCGAGGCGGTGCTGCCGCTGCTGCCGCACCTGCGGGTCGACCGCTGGGCATTCGACGTCGAGGTCATTGCGGTGGCACAAGCCGCCGGACTCCGCCTTAGCGAGGTGCCCGTCGATTGGACGAACTCGCCGAAGTCGACCGTCGACCTGGCCGGCGGTCTGAGCGCTTTCCTCGATCTCGTGCGGATTCGCGGGCGGGCCAGGCGGGCCGGTCTCGACCTCGCGGCAACGCGCGGCCCGGCCGGCGCCGTCGGAGGTTCGCGCTGA
- a CDS encoding glycosyltransferase family 2 protein gives MSGIVVALPAYNEGSRLEALLDRVRTALADRPYRIVVVDDGSRDNTAAILQRRSRDLPLAVVTHAVNAGLADTLRDGLKWVVDNCGDDDIVVTMDADDTHDPACIGAMTARLTDAVDVVIASRFQPGSQVVGVPWHRRLFSWGVFALLKVLLPIPGVRDYACGYRAMRVRTVRAVLARYGDDLFHLRDWGFICTAELLWKLHTVGARCGEVPFILRYDLKESVSRMRAGRTIAGYGLLVWQSRRPPFRRL, from the coding sequence ATGAGCGGGATCGTCGTCGCACTCCCGGCTTACAACGAAGGCTCTCGCCTCGAAGCCTTGCTCGATCGCGTCCGGACGGCGCTCGCCGACCGCCCTTATCGCATCGTTGTCGTCGACGACGGGAGCCGCGACAATACCGCGGCGATTCTGCAGCGGCGCAGTCGGGACCTGCCCCTGGCGGTGGTCACGCATGCCGTCAATGCCGGTCTTGCCGACACCCTGCGCGACGGCCTGAAGTGGGTCGTCGACAATTGCGGCGACGACGACATCGTGGTCACCATGGATGCCGACGACACGCACGATCCGGCTTGTATCGGCGCCATGACGGCGCGCCTGACCGACGCCGTCGACGTGGTCATCGCCTCGCGTTTCCAACCGGGATCGCAGGTCGTAGGGGTGCCGTGGCACCGCCGCCTGTTCAGCTGGGGCGTGTTTGCCCTCCTCAAGGTCCTGTTGCCGATTCCCGGCGTGCGCGACTACGCCTGCGGATACCGGGCCATGCGGGTGCGCACCGTGCGCGCCGTGCTGGCGCGGTATGGCGACGACCTGTTCCACCTGCGTGACTGGGGCTTCATTTGCACCGCGGAACTACTGTGGAAACTGCACACGGTCGGCGCCCGGTGCGGCGAGGTGCCCTTTATCCTCCGCTACGATCTAAAGGAGAGCGTCAGCCGCATGCGCGCCGGGCGGACGATCGCGGGCTATGGCCTGCTGGTGTGGCAGAGCCGGCGCCCACCCTTCCGGAGGCTGTGA
- a CDS encoding glycosyltransferase family 39 protein: MQRRSVQWAALAAVVLLAAALRVYDLKDVPAGLFCDEAALGYNSYALGTAGIDENGRALPLFVWSFGGYKNPIYIYAGILPVKLFGLDEFSTRLTAALFGIGGIVAMFFLGRAIFNPWVGLFAALFLTLCPWHLHFSRIGFELISFPFLFTVGLTLLVRYTQGRRTLAAGMFFCALCLYAYAISAVFVPLFLVGFSLLYLPTLLRRWKETLLALAVIVATVAPAGIFYQRHPQATGYFRNTTMLAPGRDLRAQVEQLAANYAAFLSPRFLFESGDSITRHAVRGFGQLLPATAPFIVLGALVALLRRDRASKLALWWVAVYPIAPSLMTEIPSASRGIMGAPGFSLLAGIGLGAALHGLGWIMRRRPLALAAQTAALAGLGYMLVPQFTRYLHAYFVEYPKYSAPTYGGFQFGYRDSIHYMESQRDKFDLLMLTAVEVNQPQIFPLFYNAVDPRQWAASPHSPRDLGYLILDPAEYSRYGVDQRVLYQLRPSDLYYFTDYTIHKRITTPAGQDEFVIAEVRDRKRFLTNWLVVGPFDNTGGSGERKAFIDVNHVTRNQQPGTLGDGYWRPINPQFVRVDLNQFFAARDPRHPGNPEEVCAYAAMTVQSPTAHSAFLELAGTQDSLDAWLNGQRLTPGPMVLSDAPRRRPIELRAGDNLLLVKSCENIGSWYFTARITDENGRDLTDISTTASIPDTPPSVAPAAAGASPALQIVEGFDGPITYKHTQSPYPDYRGGTESWWTNLRDAQAELVWRSAPVPKKEPTVLAFTFSHSEASGEAELYVNGKYALTFAVGDVRPGDVYRRGPYRLVFLPRAHIAGNSGVMLLQIPADDITPGQPVELRVIPVRGDEAPWVMIKGYRDTVQHEQLSPDTVAELLNASWTTSARQ; encoded by the coding sequence ATGCAACGTCGATCCGTGCAGTGGGCGGCGCTCGCCGCCGTCGTCCTTCTCGCCGCGGCATTGCGGGTCTACGATCTCAAGGACGTTCCCGCCGGCCTCTTCTGCGACGAAGCCGCGCTGGGTTACAACTCGTACGCCCTCGGCACCGCCGGTATCGACGAGAACGGCCGGGCTCTGCCGCTCTTCGTGTGGTCGTTCGGCGGTTACAAGAACCCCATTTACATCTACGCGGGCATCCTGCCGGTGAAGCTGTTCGGGCTTGACGAGTTCAGCACCCGGCTGACCGCGGCGCTGTTCGGCATCGGCGGTATCGTCGCCATGTTTTTCCTCGGTCGCGCGATATTCAACCCCTGGGTGGGTCTCTTCGCGGCGTTGTTTCTCACTCTCTGTCCGTGGCACCTCCACTTCAGTCGCATCGGTTTCGAGCTGATTTCTTTTCCCTTCCTGTTCACCGTCGGGCTGACGTTGCTCGTCAGGTACACGCAGGGGCGGCGAACGTTGGCGGCGGGGATGTTCTTCTGCGCCCTGTGTCTGTATGCCTACGCCATCTCCGCCGTGTTTGTACCCTTGTTCCTCGTCGGCTTTTCCCTGCTGTACTTGCCGACCCTGCTGCGGCGCTGGAAAGAAACGCTGCTCGCTCTGGCCGTGATCGTGGCAACGGTGGCTCCCGCCGGCATCTTCTACCAACGTCATCCGCAGGCGACCGGATATTTCCGCAACACCACCATGCTCGCCCCGGGCCGCGACCTGCGCGCGCAGGTGGAGCAGCTCGCCGCCAACTACGCCGCCTTTCTGTCGCCGCGTTTCCTGTTCGAAAGCGGCGACTCCATAACGCGCCACGCCGTGCGCGGCTTCGGCCAGCTGCTCCCCGCTACCGCCCCGTTTATCGTCCTCGGCGCCCTGGTGGCTCTCCTCCGGCGCGACCGCGCCAGCAAACTCGCGCTCTGGTGGGTCGCCGTATACCCCATCGCGCCGAGTCTGATGACCGAGATCCCGAGCGCCTCGCGCGGCATCATGGGTGCGCCGGGCTTCAGTCTGCTTGCCGGTATCGGCCTTGGCGCCGCGCTGCACGGACTGGGTTGGATAATGCGCCGGCGACCGCTCGCGTTGGCCGCTCAGACCGCTGCGCTGGCCGGCCTGGGCTACATGCTGGTGCCGCAGTTTACTCGCTACCTGCACGCTTACTTCGTCGAGTACCCGAAGTACTCGGCCCCGACGTACGGCGGCTTCCAGTTCGGTTACCGCGACTCGATTCACTACATGGAGAGCCAGCGCGACAAGTTCGACCTGCTCATGCTCACCGCCGTGGAGGTCAATCAGCCGCAGATATTTCCCCTCTTTTACAACGCCGTCGATCCGCGCCAGTGGGCGGCAAGCCCGCACTCGCCGCGCGATCTCGGCTACCTGATTCTCGACCCCGCCGAGTACAGCCGCTACGGCGTCGACCAGCGCGTCCTCTATCAATTACGACCGTCCGACCTCTATTACTTCACCGACTACACCATCCATAAACGCATCACGACACCCGCCGGTCAGGACGAGTTCGTCATCGCCGAGGTGCGCGACCGCAAGCGCTTCCTGACCAACTGGCTGGTCGTCGGACCTTTCGACAACACCGGTGGCAGCGGCGAGCGCAAGGCGTTCATCGACGTCAACCACGTGACCCGCAACCAGCAACCCGGCACGCTCGGCGACGGTTACTGGCGGCCAATCAATCCGCAATTCGTTCGCGTCGACCTGAACCAGTTCTTCGCCGCTCGCGACCCGCGCCACCCGGGCAATCCGGAGGAGGTCTGCGCTTATGCGGCAATGACCGTCCAGTCGCCGACGGCGCACAGCGCGTTCCTCGAACTCGCCGGCACGCAAGACTCTCTGGATGCGTGGCTGAACGGCCAGCGCCTGACGCCGGGGCCCATGGTCCTTTCCGACGCTCCGAGACGGCGGCCCATCGAACTGCGCGCCGGCGACAATCTCCTGTTGGTGAAGAGCTGCGAGAACATCGGCAGCTGGTACTTCACCGCACGGATCACCGACGAGAACGGACGTGACCTTACCGACATCTCCACCACGGCATCGATTCCCGATACGCCGCCGTCGGTGGCGCCGGCAGCGGCGGGGGCGTCGCCGGCGCTGCAGATCGTCGAAGGGTTCGACGGCCCCATCACCTACAAGCACACCCAGTCCCCGTATCCGGACTACCGCGGCGGTACCGAGTCGTGGTGGACGAACCTCCGCGACGCGCAGGCCGAGCTGGTGTGGCGCAGCGCGCCGGTGCCGAAGAAGGAACCGACCGTGCTGGCGTTCACCTTCTCGCATTCCGAGGCCAGCGGCGAGGCGGAACTGTACGTAAACGGCAAGTACGCTCTGACCTTCGCGGTCGGCGACGTGCGGCCCGGGGACGTCTATCGGCGCGGCCCGTATCGTCTGGTATTCCTGCCCCGCGCCCACATCGCCGGTAATTCCGGTGTAATGCTCCTGCAGATCCCCGCCGACGATATCACTCCGGGTCAACCCGTGGAGCTGCGGGTCATTCCGGTCCGCGGCGACGAAGCCCCCTGGGTGATGATCAAGGGCTACCGCGACACGGTCCAGCACGAACAGCTCAGCCCGGATACCGTTGCCGAGTTGCTCAACGCCTCGTGGACAACCTCGGCGCGGCAGTAG
- a CDS encoding phosphatidylinositol-specific phospholipase C1-like protein: MRHVRLLHAIVFGIGVGLIPNLVPAREFQGKRENCPAVEAQLVELEQQGATERRLRGVRNWLARHCVALNEVQAIGTHNSYHIQPEPALLSILIGFDPQFLGIEYTHIDLYDQFESQGIRQIELDIFADPAGGLYARRGGLIAIGQDPQTDIPELYEPGFKVLHVQDIDFGTTCHTFVDCLKRMRHWSNRNRGHLPIMVLIEAKDDTIPDPYSFGFAIPVPIGAAELDAVDAEIRSVFGENRLITPDRVRRGRPTIEQAVQELGWPSLNEARGKFLFALDNGGSKLADYVAGHPALQGRVMFTDSPTGSPEAAFVKMNDPLPDPSAIQNLVASGYIVRTRADADTTEARANDTAKRDAALASGAQFVSTDFPVPSPVFGTPYLVEIPGGTTARCNPVNAPTACRSQAFVGRW, encoded by the coding sequence ATGAGGCACGTACGTCTGCTGCATGCCATCGTCTTCGGCATCGGTGTTGGCCTGATCCCGAATCTCGTGCCGGCAAGGGAGTTCCAGGGGAAGCGCGAGAACTGCCCTGCCGTCGAGGCCCAGTTGGTGGAACTCGAACAGCAGGGTGCGACGGAGCGACGTCTGCGAGGCGTGCGCAACTGGTTGGCGCGGCACTGTGTGGCGCTCAACGAGGTCCAGGCGATCGGGACGCACAACAGCTACCACATTCAACCGGAGCCGGCGCTGCTCAGCATTCTTATCGGCTTCGACCCGCAGTTCCTCGGCATCGAGTACACGCACATCGACCTCTACGACCAATTCGAATCTCAGGGCATCCGTCAGATCGAGCTGGACATATTCGCCGACCCGGCGGGCGGTCTCTACGCGCGTCGCGGCGGCCTGATCGCCATCGGTCAGGACCCGCAAACAGACATCCCGGAGCTTTACGAGCCCGGCTTCAAGGTCTTGCACGTGCAGGACATCGATTTCGGGACGACCTGCCATACCTTCGTCGACTGCCTCAAGAGGATGCGGCATTGGTCGAACCGCAACCGCGGCCACCTGCCGATCATGGTACTGATCGAGGCGAAGGACGACACCATCCCGGATCCGTATAGCTTCGGCTTTGCCATTCCAGTACCGATCGGGGCGGCCGAACTCGACGCGGTCGATGCCGAGATCAGGTCGGTGTTCGGAGAGAACCGCCTGATTACGCCTGACCGCGTTCGCCGCGGCCGGCCAACGATCGAGCAGGCGGTGCAGGAGCTCGGCTGGCCGAGCCTGAACGAGGCGCGCGGCAAGTTCCTCTTCGCCCTCGACAACGGCGGCAGCAAGCTTGCAGATTACGTCGCCGGTCATCCGGCGCTGCAGGGGAGGGTGATGTTCACCGACTCCCCGACCGGATCGCCCGAAGCGGCCTTCGTCAAGATGAACGATCCGTTGCCGGACCCGAGTGCAATCCAGAACCTAGTGGCGTCGGGGTACATCGTGCGGACCCGCGCCGATGCCGACACTACCGAGGCGCGCGCCAACGACACCGCCAAGCGCGATGCCGCGCTGGCGAGCGGCGCGCAGTTCGTGAGCACCGACTTTCCCGTGCCGAGCCCGGTCTTCGGCACGCCCTATCTCGTCGAGATCCCCGGCGGCACTACCGCCAGGTGCAACCCCGTCAACGCGCCCACCGCCTGTCGCAGTCAGGCCTTCGTGGGCCGTTGGTAA
- a CDS encoding CDP-alcohol phosphatidyltransferase family protein yields MSPASNLPASALTLANALTALRVALTPVFVFLVVGDAEAWWGGLAVPVFALVAASDVVDGRLARRAGTASRAGRVFDHLADIGFLVSALGAYVALGVAPWWVPGAMATAFGTYVAATWLARSPRTPRRGAWVGHLGGIANFAVVGVLVCNYTAGLHWLGDTVMQVVFALVPAYSGLAAAASVSALVMPAADPDAYVSVE; encoded by the coding sequence ATGAGCCCGGCCAGCAACCTGCCGGCATCGGCACTCACCCTTGCCAACGCGCTGACCGCTTTGCGGGTAGCGCTCACGCCCGTGTTCGTTTTTCTGGTCGTCGGCGATGCAGAGGCGTGGTGGGGTGGTTTAGCGGTGCCGGTTTTCGCACTGGTGGCGGCGAGCGATGTGGTGGACGGGCGCCTCGCGCGGCGGGCGGGTACGGCCAGTCGTGCCGGGCGGGTGTTCGATCACCTCGCGGATATCGGCTTTCTGGTCTCCGCGCTGGGCGCGTACGTGGCGCTCGGCGTGGCGCCGTGGTGGGTGCCGGGGGCAATGGCGACGGCGTTTGGGACCTACGTGGCGGCGACATGGCTGGCGCGGTCGCCTCGGACGCCGCGCCGGGGCGCGTGGGTCGGGCACCTCGGCGGCATCGCCAACTTCGCCGTCGTCGGCGTCCTAGTATGCAACTACACTGCGGGCCTTCACTGGCTCGGCGACACCGTGATGCAGGTGGTGTTCGCGCTGGTGCCGGCTTACTCGGGTCTGGCGGCAGCGGCGAGCGTATCCGCCCTCGTGATGCCTGCTGCGGACCCCGACGCGTACGTCTCCGTCGAGTAA
- a CDS encoding cyclopropane-fatty-acyl-phospholipid synthase family protein, which yields MNATAAVTGTESSVSWVERVAARVVLAAMRRWRAGALTLILPNGEAVEVGDPVRASEVTVTIRDWMFFRRVLAAGEIGVAESYIEGEVEASDLVTLCMVFLRDQSLAPHRTAWTLPARLWHRCLQWARANTLRGSRRNIVYHYDLSNDLYRLFLDDDMLYSCAVFAAVDEPLEVAQRRKVDEICRQLDLRPGMKVLEIGCGWGALALHAAGKYGCQVTGITLSDRQLELARERVAAAGLADRVTLELCDYRCAVGCYDRIVSIEMFEAVGYENYAAFFEACNNLLAPAGRMLLQTITVPDQRFDAYRREFDWIRKHIFPGGLLASVAAIIDSIRRHTDLRLEWLRDIGPHYALTLRAWRQRFLANLPAVSALGFDARFVRMWELYLASCEAAFAVRHIGDAQLVLAKPGT from the coding sequence ATGAATGCAACCGCCGCCGTTACGGGTACAGAGTCCTCGGTGTCGTGGGTTGAGCGCGTGGCTGCGCGGGTTGTCCTCGCGGCCATGCGCCGCTGGCGAGCCGGAGCGCTCACCCTGATCCTGCCCAACGGCGAAGCCGTCGAGGTCGGTGATCCCGTGCGCGCCTCCGAAGTGACGGTTACGATCCGCGACTGGATGTTCTTCCGGCGGGTTCTGGCCGCCGGTGAGATCGGGGTGGCGGAATCGTACATCGAGGGCGAGGTGGAGGCATCGGATCTCGTGACGCTGTGCATGGTGTTCCTACGCGATCAGTCGCTCGCGCCGCACCGCACCGCATGGACACTCCCGGCCCGGCTCTGGCACCGCTGCCTCCAATGGGCACGCGCCAACACTCTGCGGGGAAGCCGCCGCAACATCGTTTACCACTACGACCTGAGCAACGATCTCTATCGGCTCTTTCTCGACGACGACATGCTTTACAGTTGTGCGGTTTTCGCCGCGGTCGACGAACCGCTCGAAGTCGCGCAACGACGGAAGGTCGACGAAATCTGCCGGCAACTGGATCTCCGGCCGGGGATGAAAGTGCTCGAAATCGGCTGCGGCTGGGGCGCTCTGGCTCTGCACGCGGCCGGGAAGTACGGCTGCCAGGTAACCGGAATCACGTTGTCGGATCGGCAACTGGAACTGGCCCGGGAGCGCGTGGCCGCGGCGGGCCTGGCCGATCGGGTCACCCTGGAGCTGTGCGATTACCGCTGCGCCGTTGGGTGCTACGACCGGATCGTCTCCATCGAGATGTTCGAGGCGGTCGGATACGAAAACTACGCCGCGTTCTTCGAGGCGTGCAACAACCTGCTGGCACCCGCGGGCCGCATGCTCCTGCAGACGATCACGGTCCCCGACCAGCGTTTCGATGCCTATCGGCGGGAGTTCGACTGGATTCGCAAACACATCTTCCCGGGCGGACTGCTGGCGTCGGTGGCGGCGATTATCGATTCGATACGGCGGCACACCGACCTGCGGCTCGAATGGCTGCGGGACATCGGCCCACACTACGCGCTGACGCTGCGGGCGTGGCGGCAGCGGTTTCTCGCCAATCTGCCAGCCGTGTCGGCGCTCGGTTTCGATGCGCGCTTCGTGCGCATGTGGGAGCTCTACCTGGCCAGTTGCGAAGCGGCATTCGCCGTGCGCCACATCGGCGACGCACAGCTCGTCCTGGCCAAGCCCGGGACCTGA